The Streptomyces camelliae genome window below encodes:
- a CDS encoding S8 family peptidase, with translation MKSAAAATVAMAAAVALAAGMTSPASARPAEPTATGGSALTARTHVTLITGDRVALDAKGRIVGLERAKGREHIPFQVRRTEGHTLVVPADAARLLASGTLDQRLFDVTELNKAATRKAQKNGLKVIVGYRGGAAAAKAGVRDAGRLRRTLTTLDADAVQTPVQDTTALWHAVTADARTASGIAHVWLDGVRTASLDTSVPQIGAPTAWKAGYTGKGVKVAVLDTGVDTSHADLKDQVIASRNFTAAKDATDHFGHGTHVASIVAGTGAESAGRYTGVAPGAEILNGKVLDDTGSGDDSGILAGMEWAASQGASVVNLSLGGYDSPGIDPLEAEVNKLSETKGILFAIAAGNDGPHSLGSPGSADAALTVGAVDKKDKLADFSSTGPRVGDGAIKPDVTAPGVDITAAAAKGSVIDQEVGEKPEGYLTISGTSMATPHVAGAAAILKQEHPDWGYAELKGALTGSAKGGAYTPFQQGSGRIAVDKAIRQSVIAEPVSVSFGVQQWPHTDDKPVTKKVTYRNLGDQAATLTLSSTALDPKGKAAPAGFFTLGARQVTVPAHGTASVDLTVNTKLGGTLDGAYSAYVTATGTGQSVRTAAAVTREVESYDVTVKFIGRDGKPTKNYSAGLTGVAGLAGGTDLSPYDPSGTVKVRAPKGTYILNTSVFADPEDFGKGVDWIAQPKLTVGKKQTITIDARQAKPVDITVPAKGVTSQFANPGFDVKAGDGDYGYGFLLDSYKNFRTAHLGPQLPAGSLYQQWDAHWSKGASEEYDVTAGGPVKQLATGYTKHFKASEMATVKVRLGAAASGKTGSISATGWLPGSSGASSVDLPQKLPGTRTLHLSATGGVNWQLGFTQYGGKDKDGSALADAGYQLGEFTFRAGRTYTKTVNTAVFGPHVGGGFGLFRDGDEIYGSLPLFADSAKHAGSSDFTSVTTTLYRDGTKIGSNDDPLSGQVFKVPAGEAAYRLTTSVKRSAKVAAASSRIDATWTFRSKKPSGDFAELPSSALRYGIETGLDSRVAAGKTVTFPVTVEGSAAGRNLKSLAVYVSYDGKTFKKVDVKGGRITLKNPAKGTSLSLRSTITDKQGNTSEITIWDAYFGT, from the coding sequence GTGAAGAGCGCTGCCGCGGCCACCGTGGCCATGGCAGCGGCCGTCGCCCTCGCAGCGGGTATGACCAGCCCGGCGTCCGCGAGGCCCGCGGAGCCCACCGCGACCGGCGGCTCCGCGCTCACCGCAAGGACCCATGTCACCCTCATCACCGGTGACCGGGTCGCCCTCGACGCCAAGGGCCGCATCGTCGGCCTGGAGCGGGCCAAGGGCCGCGAGCACATACCCTTCCAGGTCCGGCGGACCGAGGGACACACGCTGGTCGTCCCCGCCGACGCGGCCCGCCTGCTGGCCTCCGGCACGCTGGACCAGCGGCTGTTCGACGTCACCGAGCTGAACAAGGCCGCCACCCGCAAGGCCCAGAAGAACGGCCTGAAGGTGATCGTCGGCTACCGCGGCGGCGCCGCGGCCGCCAAGGCCGGCGTCCGGGACGCGGGCCGTCTGCGCCGCACCCTGACCACGCTCGACGCCGACGCCGTACAGACCCCGGTGCAGGACACCACCGCGCTGTGGCACGCCGTCACCGCCGACGCCAGGACCGCCTCCGGCATCGCGCACGTCTGGCTCGACGGCGTCCGCACGGCCTCCCTCGACACGTCCGTGCCGCAGATCGGCGCGCCGACCGCGTGGAAGGCCGGCTACACCGGCAAGGGCGTGAAGGTCGCCGTCCTCGACACCGGCGTGGACACCAGCCACGCGGACCTCAAGGACCAGGTGATCGCGTCCAGGAACTTCACCGCCGCCAAGGACGCCACCGACCACTTCGGGCACGGCACCCACGTCGCCTCCATCGTCGCGGGCACCGGCGCCGAGTCCGCCGGGAGGTACACGGGTGTGGCGCCGGGCGCCGAGATCCTCAACGGCAAGGTCCTGGACGACACCGGCTCCGGCGACGACTCCGGCATCCTCGCCGGCATGGAATGGGCCGCCTCCCAGGGCGCCTCCGTCGTCAACCTCAGCCTCGGCGGCTACGACAGCCCCGGCATCGACCCGCTCGAAGCCGAGGTGAACAAGCTGTCCGAGACCAAGGGCATCCTGTTCGCCATCGCCGCGGGCAACGACGGCCCCCACTCGCTCGGTTCACCGGGCAGCGCGGACGCCGCGCTCACCGTCGGCGCCGTCGACAAGAAGGACAAGCTCGCCGACTTCTCCTCCACCGGCCCGCGCGTCGGTGACGGCGCGATCAAGCCGGACGTCACCGCACCCGGCGTGGACATCACCGCCGCCGCGGCCAAGGGCAGCGTCATCGACCAGGAGGTCGGCGAGAAGCCCGAGGGCTATCTGACGATCTCCGGCACCTCGATGGCGACCCCGCACGTCGCGGGCGCCGCCGCGATCCTCAAGCAGGAGCACCCCGACTGGGGCTACGCCGAGCTCAAGGGCGCGCTGACCGGCTCCGCGAAGGGCGGCGCCTACACGCCGTTCCAGCAGGGCTCGGGCCGTATCGCGGTCGACAAGGCCATCAGGCAGTCCGTGATCGCCGAGCCGGTCTCGGTGAGCTTCGGCGTCCAGCAGTGGCCGCACACCGACGACAAGCCGGTCACCAAGAAGGTGACGTACCGCAACCTCGGCGACCAGGCCGCCACCCTCACCCTGAGCAGCACCGCCCTCGACCCCAAGGGCAAGGCGGCCCCGGCGGGCTTCTTCACACTCGGCGCGCGCCAGGTGACGGTCCCGGCGCACGGCACGGCCTCCGTCGACCTCACCGTCAACACCAAGCTGGGCGGCACCCTCGACGGCGCCTACTCGGCGTACGTGACCGCGACCGGCACCGGCCAGAGCGTCCGCACGGCGGCAGCGGTGACGCGCGAGGTGGAGTCGTACGACGTCACGGTGAAGTTCATCGGCCGCGACGGCAAGCCGACCAAGAACTACAGCGCCGGCCTCACCGGTGTCGCCGGTCTCGCGGGCGGCACGGACCTGAGCCCGTACGACCCGTCCGGCACGGTGAAGGTACGCGCGCCCAAGGGCACGTACATCCTCAACACCTCCGTGTTCGCGGACCCCGAGGACTTCGGCAAGGGCGTCGACTGGATCGCCCAGCCGAAGCTGACCGTCGGCAAGAAGCAGACGATCACGATCGACGCGCGTCAGGCCAAGCCGGTCGACATCACCGTCCCGGCCAAGGGCGTCACCTCGCAGTTCGCCAACCCCGGCTTCGACGTCAAGGCCGGCGACGGCGACTACGGCTACGGTTTCCTGCTGGACTCGTACAAGAACTTCCGCACCGCCCACCTGGGCCCGCAGTTGCCCGCCGGGTCGCTGTACCAGCAGTGGGACGCCCACTGGTCCAAGGGCGCGAGCGAGGAGTACGACGTCACCGCCGGCGGCCCGGTCAAGCAGCTCGCCACCGGCTACACCAAGCACTTCAAGGCGAGCGAGATGGCCACGGTCAAGGTCCGGCTCGGTGCCGCCGCGAGCGGCAAGACCGGCTCGATCAGCGCCACCGGCTGGCTGCCCGGAAGCTCCGGCGCCTCCTCGGTCGACCTCCCGCAGAAGCTGCCCGGCACCCGGACCCTGCACCTGTCCGCCACCGGCGGGGTGAACTGGCAGCTGGGGTTCACCCAGTACGGCGGGAAGGACAAGGACGGCTCCGCGCTCGCCGACGCGGGCTACCAGCTCGGCGAGTTCACCTTCAGGGCCGGCCGTACGTACACCAAGACGGTCAACACCGCGGTCTTCGGCCCGCACGTCGGCGGCGGCTTCGGCCTGTTCCGGGACGGGGACGAGATCTACGGCTCGCTGCCGCTGTTCGCCGACTCCGCCAAGCACGCCGGATCCTCCGACTTCACCTCGGTGACGACGACCCTGTACCGCGACGGCACCAAGATCGGCTCCAACGACGACCCGCTGTCCGGCCAGGTCTTCAAGGTGCCCGCCGGTGAGGCCGCGTACCGGCTGACCACGTCGGTCAAGCGGTCGGCCAAGGTCGCGGCGGCCTCGTCCCGCATCGACGCGACCTGGACCTTCCGCTCCAAGAAGCCGTCGGGCGACTTCGCCGAGCTACCGTCCTCCGCCCTGCGCTACGGCATCGAGACCGGCCTGGACAGCCGCGTCGCCGCCGGCAAGACGGTCACCTTCCCGGTCACCGTGGAGGGCTCGGCCGCGGGCAGGAACCTCAAGTCCCTGGCGGTCTACGTCTCCTACGACGGCAAGACCTTCAAGAAGGTCGACGTCAAGGGCGGCAGGATCACCCTGAAGAACCCGGCGAAGGGCACGTCCCTCAGCCTCCGCTCCACGATCACCGACAAGCAGGGCAACACGTCGGAGATCACGATCTGGGACGCGTACTTCGGCACGTGA
- a CDS encoding ABC transporter ATP-binding protein, with the protein MYELKNVTKRYTRGKDTVHALDGVDLTIGDGDRLVIQGPTGGGKSTLLQMLGGLDRPTSGEVVLDGIDLAKLSEARLTRVRSENIGFVFQSFNLIPTLTAQENVETALVPLGIKAKERRELAAEALHSVGLGERLGHLPGEMSGGQQQRVAIARALVKKPKVLLADEPTGNLDEGMRDEIMDVLERLWKEHGLTFVMVTHDSAIAKKAPRLATIRKGKITVRENAGA; encoded by the coding sequence ATGTACGAACTCAAGAACGTGACCAAGCGCTACACCCGGGGCAAAGACACCGTCCACGCCCTCGACGGCGTGGACCTGACCATCGGTGACGGAGACCGGCTCGTCATCCAGGGCCCCACCGGCGGCGGCAAGTCCACCCTCCTGCAGATGCTCGGCGGCCTGGACCGCCCCACGTCCGGCGAAGTCGTCCTGGACGGCATCGACCTGGCCAAGCTCAGCGAGGCCCGGCTGACCAGGGTCCGCAGTGAGAACATCGGCTTCGTCTTCCAGTCCTTCAACCTCATCCCCACCCTCACCGCCCAGGAGAACGTGGAGACGGCCCTCGTCCCCCTCGGTATCAAGGCCAAGGAGCGCCGCGAACTCGCCGCCGAGGCCCTGCACTCCGTCGGCCTCGGCGAACGCCTCGGACACCTGCCCGGCGAGATGTCCGGCGGACAGCAGCAGCGCGTCGCCATCGCCCGCGCCCTGGTGAAGAAGCCCAAGGTGCTGCTGGCCGACGAGCCGACCGGCAACCTCGACGAGGGCATGCGCGACGAGATCATGGACGTACTCGAACGCCTGTGGAAGGAGCACGGGTTGACCTTCGTCATGGTCACCCACGACTCCGCCATCGCGAAGAAGGCGCCGCGGCTGGCCACCATCCGCAAGGGAAAGATCACGGTAAGGGAGAACGCCGGGGCCTGA
- a CDS encoding ABC transporter permease, which translates to MFFTYLRRELRRRRKAALVVASGLALGIALVIVVNSVSNGMGKAQDKVLQSLYGLGTDMTVTKAASADAGGSQRPRFQFDAKDNGDSSTQSSDRVMVQGFTTLASSTVTKVGDQQGVSSAVGGLSLRVLKVSGQFTRGQFQQNGSGGGFQRGEGSGRPQGEVKGGGANFDVNQYSVFGTDVTKPEAGPLTSSKITSGRTFRTTETDAKVAVVDASYAKEKSLKVGSTVTIKNVKYAVVGIATADSGDAAANLYIPLKQAQTLSDNANKVTTIYVKATDSQRIDSVKSAIQKNVSGTTVTTSADLAKTVSGSLSTASSLATNVGKWLSIAVLVAAFLVAGLLTSAAVSRRVREFGTLKALGWKSGRVTRQVVGEAVVNGLVGGALGIALGLAGAYAVTAISPSLQAQLGGGTGGGFGGGSGGGGGFGGGGFGGPGRQAAKTLEVALTAPVSLTTIALAVALAVAGGLIAGAFGGWRASRLRPADALRRVE; encoded by the coding sequence ATGTTCTTCACCTACCTGAGGCGCGAGCTGCGCCGCCGCAGAAAGGCGGCTCTCGTCGTCGCCTCCGGCCTCGCGCTGGGCATCGCGCTGGTCATCGTGGTCAACTCCGTGTCGAACGGCATGGGCAAGGCCCAGGACAAGGTCCTCCAGTCGCTGTACGGCCTGGGCACGGACATGACGGTCACCAAGGCCGCGAGCGCCGACGCCGGCGGCTCGCAGCGGCCGCGCTTCCAGTTCGACGCCAAGGACAACGGCGACAGCTCGACGCAGAGCAGCGACCGGGTCATGGTGCAGGGCTTCACCACCCTCGCCTCCTCCACCGTCACCAAGGTCGGTGACCAGCAGGGCGTCTCGTCCGCGGTGGGCGGGCTGAGCCTCAGGGTGCTCAAGGTCAGCGGGCAGTTCACCCGCGGCCAGTTCCAGCAGAACGGAAGCGGGGGCGGCTTCCAACGGGGCGAAGGCTCCGGCCGGCCGCAGGGTGAGGTCAAGGGCGGCGGCGCCAACTTCGACGTCAACCAGTACTCGGTCTTCGGCACCGACGTGACCAAGCCGGAGGCCGGTCCGCTGACCTCTTCGAAGATCACCAGCGGCCGTACGTTCCGGACGACCGAGACGGACGCGAAGGTCGCCGTCGTCGACGCGTCGTACGCCAAGGAGAAGAGCCTCAAGGTCGGTTCCACGGTCACCATCAAGAACGTGAAGTACGCGGTCGTCGGCATCGCGACGGCCGACAGCGGCGACGCGGCGGCCAACCTGTACATCCCGCTCAAGCAGGCGCAGACCCTGAGCGACAACGCGAACAAGGTCACCACGATCTACGTCAAGGCTACCGACTCCCAGCGGATCGACTCCGTCAAGAGCGCGATCCAGAAGAACGTCTCGGGTACGACGGTCACCACCTCCGCCGACCTCGCCAAGACGGTCTCGGGCTCCCTGTCCACGGCCTCCTCCCTCGCCACCAACGTCGGCAAGTGGCTGTCCATCGCCGTGCTGGTGGCCGCGTTCCTGGTCGCGGGCCTGCTGACGTCGGCCGCGGTCTCCCGGCGCGTCCGCGAGTTCGGCACGCTGAAGGCGCTGGGCTGGAAGTCGGGCCGGGTGACCCGGCAGGTGGTCGGCGAGGCCGTCGTCAACGGCCTGGTCGGCGGCGCCCTCGGCATCGCCCTCGGCCTGGCGGGCGCCTATGCCGTCACGGCCATCAGCCCCAGCCTGCAGGCGCAGTTGGGCGGCGGCACCGGCGGCGGCTTCGGGGGCGGGTCCGGTGGCGGCGGTGGCTTCGGCGGCGGTGGCTTCGGCGGCCCCGGTCGCCAGGCCGCGAAGACCCTGGAGGTGGCCCTCACGGCACCGGTGAGCCTGACGACGATCGCCCTGGCGGTGGCCCTGGCCGTGGCGGGCGGGCTGATCGCGGGGGCGTTCGGCGGGTGGCGGGCGAGCCGGCTGCGGCCGGCGGATGCGCTGCGGCGGGTGGAGTAA